TGAGTTGTTCAATGCCGCGCGTGAAGTCGCTTGGGATATCAAGCGCGGCATCGGCATCGATGTTCAGTGATGGATCAACAATGGCAGCATCTCGTGGGCAAGAATGTCCTCGGTCACGCCTCCGAAAAGCCTTTCGAAGAAACGCGAATGCGTATAGGCGCCCATAACGAGAATATCCGCATTTGCGCGCAGTGCATGATCGCGAAGCGCGATCCCTTCACCGTCATCAATCCGAAAACGATCGATACCGACACTGATGCCGGCATCCATCAACCGCCGGGCAGGATCAGGCATACATTCATCAGGGAGCGCTCCGATCAGGAAGGTCACGTGTTCGGCAGTCAGCAGCAACTTCCATGCCGCCGATAGTGCGGCATCCAACGCCCGGGACGGCTCCCACAGAATGACGGGACGAACGCCGATCGTCCGGGGCGCATGCTCAGGAGCGATTAATACGGCGGCGTTGGCATCGAAA
The genomic region above belongs to Acetobacter ascendens and contains:
- a CDS encoding universal stress protein translates to MDAALSAAWKLLLTAEHVTFLIGALPDECMPDPARRLMDAGISVGIDRFRIDDGEGIALRDHALRANADILVMGAYTHSRFFERLFGGVTEDILAHEMLPLLIHH